The genomic DNA taggtgggagcagggtggcaggCTTGTGCTCAGGGTGCTAGGCTATGTCTGGGCGCAGGATGCTGAGGCCAGGTGCAGGGTGGTGGGCCTGGGAGCAGGGTGCTGAGTCGGTGGatgggagcagggtgctgggtcTGGGTGCGAGACTATGGCCAGGTGCAGGATGCTGGGCCAGCTGCAGGGTGCCCGGGCTATGGACAGGATCAGGGTGCTGAGGTcacgggcaggaggagggagccaggtctgggtgcagggtgctgagaccacgggcaggaggagggagccgggcctgggtgcagggtgctgaggcCGTGGCAGGCCCAGGGGGGAGGCCGGCCAGGCTGAGGCCGCTGCCTCCCGCAGGATGTGctccggcgcggcgctgcggcaggagtaCCGGCGCTGCCTGGAGCGGGACttgcggcggggccgcgccggggcctgcTCCGACGCCGCCTTCGGGGAGCTGCTCCGGCAGCGCCTGCGGGACGACCCGGCGCTGCTCCGGGCCCTGCAGGACGACGCCGCGGCCCTCCTGGCCAGCGGCCTGCGGGGCCGCCGCGACCTGGTGCAGGCGCTCCGGGGCCTGGCCGGCGCCTTCGAGGTGCTGGAGCTGGCGGCCATCAACCTCTACCTCTTCCCCTGGCGCAAGGAGTTCGGCACCGTCAAGGTGGGGAGCCCGGTGCTGGCCGCGTGGCTGGGTCGGGGCTGGCTCGtgccggggtgcccgggcaggaGGAGCCCCGGGGGGACGCCCGGGAGTCGCTGGCGGCGGGGTTGGGGCCGGCTGAGCTGCCCACACTTGTGGCTCGCGGGCGGCTGTGGGGCATtaggagggagccggggcgggcgctgcAGCCGTGCCCGCGCTCTCCTTGCAGACCTTCTCGGGGACGTACGTGCACCGGCTGCGAGCGGCGCTCCCCGAGGCCGACCTGGCGCGGAGCTTCGGCCGCCTGGGCTACGTGAGGAGGGACGACCACCACCTCGCCGtctcccggccgcccccggggcccgAGCTCGTCGCCGCCGCCTGTGGCTTCTTCGCCTGCCGGCTGGAGTGCGAGATCCTGGTGGAGGTGGTGCTGCGGCTGCGGCCGCGCCGCGTGCGCGCCCAAGACCTGCTCGAGGCGCGGCAGCTCGCCGGCGGCAcggaggcctgcgtggaggcgCTGCGGCGACTGGCGCTGCAGCGCGACGCCGGGGCCGGCTGCAGCGACTGCGTGGATCTGTACCGGGAGCCGCCGGTGGGCCCCGAGGACGCTGGCCCCGCGGGAGGCCGGCAGGATGCAGTCCCCTCGCCGCTGCCTGGACCCACCCCGCGGGAGCAGGGCGCCAGGCTCGGGAGGGACCCGGCTGGGCTGCGGGGTGCTCAGGACGCGCCCAGGAGGAGCTGGGACCTCGTGGGACGCGGTGAGCTGGGGCGGGAGCGGCTCCCCTCCGAGGGTAACGCCGATCCAGACGCCTCCTCTCGCCTCCTCCTGGAGCAGGAGCTCGGTGGGGCTGGCGGCTCCCGAGACGCCGTGACTGCGGGGAGCGAAGGCCCCCAGGTGAGCTCccgctgctcccctcctgcccctgccctgagcCGGGCAGCAAACTGCCCTGCGCtgggcctggcccggcccggccacctGGGtgagccccagcagcccccggcgAGCGGCAGACCCGGGGATTTGCCCCCTGCTGCCCCGCGGCCTGCGAGCGGGGAGGCACCGGAGCTGCCCTGCTACCAGCTGCACTCGTGCCTGCGCCGCGGCGTGCTGCCCTCGTACTGCTGCACCACGTGCCAGCAGCTCCACGCCGGCGCCTGCGCGGCCGCGCAGGCCTGCCGGACCCTCCACCGTGGCCAGGAGCTGCGCAGCGAGAAGCAGCAGCGCCTCTGGCTGCAGAGGACAGAGGTGGACATGCTGCTGGCCGACGGCTCCAGCGCCTGGACCTAGCTGGCGGGAAGGCCACGGGCTGGGCCGCGGCCAGCATTAACGGGAACTGCTGCTGGCTGCGCTGGGTTTCCCCAGGTGGGAGGGAACTGGGCAGCTCACGGGTCTCCAGGCAACCACTACTTGGCCTGAGGATGAGCAGCTTGAACCTCTCAACCCCAGCCCTCCCTTCAAGCGGTTGCGGGTAGCAGGGCCGGTGCCAAGCTCGGCTACCCCACAGctgggcagcgcagggcagcacATCCCCCTCTTCAGGCAGTAGGTCAAGGGCTCCGGCGCGCCAGGACTTGTCCCTCCCTGCTATAAACAGCTCGGTGCATCTCAGTAAAACGCGGCTGCCCACAGCACGGTGGTCTTGTTCTGCCAGGGAGGGAGTGGGGAGGAACTGGCTGCATTGGTGTCAGCAGGGCCCCAGTGGGCCAAGGTGCCACGGGGACATGCTGCTGGGCCCCAGGCCGCGCAGGGCAGCTGGGCCAAGGCTGATGCTGCCCCCTCTCTGGAGACCGGCAGGGCTTTGCCCCCGCCTCCCAGGGGTGCCAGGCCCCTCTGGTGCCATGGCCAGTTctgcactgagcagcagctggagccctcCTGCCCTTacagctgcagggaggaagaagcgACTCAC from Struthio camelus isolate bStrCam1 chromosome 10, bStrCam1.hap1, whole genome shotgun sequence includes the following:
- the SPATA2L gene encoding spermatogenesis-associated protein 2-like protein; translation: MCSGAALRQEYRRCLERDLRRGRAGACSDAAFGELLRQRLRDDPALLRALQDDAAALLASGLRGRRDLVQALRGLAGAFEVLELAAINLYLFPWRKEFGTVKTFSGTYVHRLRAALPEADLARSFGRLGYVRRDDHHLAVSRPPPGPELVAAACGFFACRLECEILVEVVLRLRPRRVRAQDLLEARQLAGGTEACVEALRRLALQRDAGAGCSDCVDLYREPPVGPEDAGPAGGRQDAVPSPLPGPTPREQGARLGRDPAGLRGAQDAPRRSWDLVGRGELGRERLPSEGNADPDASSRLLLEQELGGAGGSRDAVTAGSEGPQVSSRCSPPAPALSRAANCPALGLARPGHLGEPQQPPASGRPGDLPPAAPRPASGEAPELPCYQLHSCLRRGVLPSYCCTTCQQLHAGACAAAQACRTLHRGQELRSEKQQRLWLQRTEVDMLLADGSSAWT